A part of Arachis hypogaea cultivar Tifrunner chromosome 12, arahy.Tifrunner.gnm2.J5K5, whole genome shotgun sequence genomic DNA contains:
- the LOC112727648 gene encoding protein cornichon homolog 1 isoform X3, which yields MGGKLFFWLVICFPSSIALLATTFYQVLILSDLEADYINPFDAASRINYFILPEYIGQGALCVLCLVTGHWFMFLLSLPVTCYHIMRYVKREHLIDVTEVFRGLNAERKFRLAKLVMYLILLIVVIFSRKFNILPQFQV from the exons atgggTGGGAAACTCTTCTTTTGGCTCGTCATTTGTTTCCCTTCCAGCATTGCCCTTCTCGCCACAACTTTCTACCAg GTTTTGATCCTATCTGACTTGGAAGCTGACTATATAAACCCGTTCGACGCGGCGTCTCGGATTAACTACTTCATTCTTCCTGAGTACATAGGACAGGGAGCTCTCTGCGTACTGTGCCTCGTCACTGGACACTGGTTCATGTTCTTGCTCTCTCTTCCAGTTACTTGCTATCACATCATGCG ATATGTGAAACGGGAGCACCTTATTGATGTTACTGAAGTGTTTAGAGGACTTAATGCTGAGAGGAAATTTCGGCTAGCCAAACTTGTCATGTACTTAATACTCCTCATTGTAGTCATATTCAG